Below is a genomic region from Glycine soja cultivar W05 unplaced genomic scaffold, ASM419377v2 tig00104483_1_pilon, whole genome shotgun sequence.
GATAGTGGCCTCATCTATAGGGAAGATGATGTGTCAGGGGGGGTCCACCCAGCTGATGTCGTTACACCTCAGACCCAGACCTGTCTCAGCCCTATTTCTTCAACCAGTTTCACCAATGCTCTTGCAGAGGATGAGGAGGTTTTCCACCATGAAGTAGCTAGACACCTGGGTTTGACTTTTGATGGTCACTTTAGCGAGGATGCGGTAGCTTCACCAGCTATGATGGGAAGGAATACTCTTGCCTCATGAATATTTTAACCTTTAATTCTAGAGGCTTGGGTGGGGTTGTTAAAAGGTCAGCCATTAGAAAGCTCACTTTGACTAACAATCTTGATGTTCTTTGCATccaagaaacaaaaatggagtCTATTGATAGAAAACTATGTCAGTATTTATGGGCTGACTGTGATGTTTCCTCGGAGTTTGCTCCTGCAACTAGTTCTGCTGGTGGCCTCTTATGTATATGGAACAATGACTCTTATATAGTAGACAGAAAGGAAGTAGGgaatgagtttatttttttggaagggAAGTGAATTAAGGACAACAAAAGGGTTTCCATAATCAATGTCTATGCACCCTGTGAACTTCAAAGAAAGAGGCAGCAATGGGAAGAGATCCTGCAGTTGAAGACAGCTTCACAAGCAGCCATGTGGTGTGTATTAGGTGACTTCAATTCTATAAGACACCAAGATGAGAGGGTGAGCTCAGCCCAGTCTGTAAGTGTGGATCCTAGCATTTCTGAATTCAATGCTTGGATTTCAGACATGAACTTAGAGGATGTTAGGTCTGTTGGGAGAAGATTCACTTGGTGCAGACCTAATGGCAGTGCTATGAGTAGACTGGACAGGTTCCTTATATCAGATGATTGGCTGCTGCAGTGGCCTGACTCTACACAGTATGTGCTTGACAGAGACTTTTCATACCACTGCCCCATCTTGTTGAAGTCAAAGAACATAGATTGGGGGCCAAAACCTTTCAAGGTTATGGATTGGTGGTTGAAGGACAAGGGCTTTCAGCAACTAGTTCAGCGGCAATGGGGCAATTATCATCCTCCAGGATGGGGAGGATATGTTctgaatcataaaataaaactccTCAAATAGTGCATAAAGCAGTGGAGTTTAACAAATGGTGAAGCTAATGCTAGAAAagttattatgattaaaaaggAGCTGAATGCTTTGGAGAATGATATAAATGACAGACCTCTATCCCAAGTGGAAGTCACTCTTAAGAaatctcttcaagtccaattgTGGGAGGCAGCTTATGCATATGAATCTATGTTTAGACAAAAGGCTAGAGTTAAGTGGCTAAAATAAGGGGACAGCAACTCTACTTATTTTCACAGATTGATCAaccatagaagaagaaaaaatgctaTACCAGGTATTTTCATGGATGGTGTGTGGATTCATGAACCTTGCAGGGTTAAAAATGCAGCTGTCCTTTGTTTCAAAGACAGATTTCTGGAGGAATGTTCTAACAGGCCAACACTGGATGGTGTTTTCTTCTCCTCTCTAGATCTAAGAGACAAAGAAAGCCTATTGTCCAGATTTAATGAATTGGAGATCAAATCTTCAGTTTGGGATTGTGGGGGGACAAAAGCCCTGGCCCGGATGgcttgaattttaatttcattaaacacTTTTGGGAGATTTTGAAAACAGACATCATGAGATTCATGGATGAATTCTATATCAATGGATCCTTTCCAAAAGGAACTAATGCTTCCTTTATAGCCCTCATTCCAAAGATTAATGACCCCCAATCTTTCAATGATTATAGACCCATCTCCCTTATAGGGTGTGTCTATAAAATTCTGGCAAAAGTTTTGGCCAAGAGGTTGGCTGCTGTATTACCTCACCTTATAGATGAAAGGCAAACGACTTTTATGAAGGGGAGACACATTCTTCATGGTGTCTTAATTGCCAATGAGGCTATAGCTAAGGCCAAATCTAGAAGTAAACCTTGCATGGTCTTCAAAGCGGACTTTGAAAAGGCATATGACTCGGTTTCTTGGGGTTTTCTTGACTACATGCTCATGAGGATGGGATTTTGTGAAAGGTGGAGGAAATGGATAAATGGTTGTCTAACTACTGCAACCATATCCATTTTAGTTAATGGGAGTCCATCTAAGGAGTTTACCCCTAAGAGAGGTCTAAGGCAAGGTGATCCCCTTGCACCTTTCCTCTTCAATATTGTAGCGGAAGGTCTCACAGGTTTGATGAGGTCAGTTGTGTCCAAAAATCTGTTCAGAAGCTACATAGTGGGAtccttaaaagaagaagtgaacatCCTCCAATATGCTGATGATAGCCTGTTTTTTGGAGATGCTACTAAGCATAATGTTAGAACCTTAAAATGTGTTATGAGGTGCTTTGAGGAGGCATCTGGCCTCAAGATAAATTACTCTAAAAGTCACTTTGGTTGTTTGGGTAAATCTGTAAGCTGGTGCAGGGAAGCTACCCAATTCCTTAACTGCAGTACTATggattttccttttatttaccTTGGAATTCTAGTTGGGGTGTCCTCTAAGAGCTGGATTGTGTGGCAGCCTATTGTAAGGAATTTTGAAGTCAAACTTGCAAAATGGAAGCAAGGAACTCTATCAATGGGGGGCAGAATCACCCTTATTAATTCTGTCCTCTCAGCCTTACCTATTTGCCTTTTATCCTTCTTTAGGATCCCCAAAAAAGTGGTGCAAAAAATTGTCTCCATCCAGAGAAATTTTCTGTGGGGAGGTCACCAAGAGGCCAACAAGATTCCTTGGGTGAAGTGGGACAAAGTTTGTCTTCCTAAGAACAAAGGGGGTCTAGGGATTAAAGACCTATCTTTATTTAATGAAGCTTTACTTGGCAAATGGGGGTGGCAGTTGGCTAATAATCATGACCAACCTTGGTCTAGAATTTTAATCTCTAAGTATGGTGGGTGGAAGGAGGAACTTCACTTCCCAATGGTGGCAGGATTTGAAGAGCATCTTTCAGCAGCAACACAATGACtgttttattgataatttaaaatggaGGGTGGGAAGGGGGTCCAGTATCAGTTTCTGGAAGGATAAATGGATGGAGGACAACTGTAATCTCCAAGGAAAATATCcccaattatatttaataagtaaaCAGCAGAATTCATCAATCAATTCTATGGGAGATTTTGTGGAGggtaggtgggaatggaagttaTCATGGAGAAGGGACTTTTTTGATCATGAAATTCACTTGGCAGCTGATTTCCTAGCTGAGATCGATTCTACTCACATTCACCAATCCAACAGAGATTTCCTTTGCTGGAAGCCAGATACTAATggaattttttcaacaaaatctGCCTACAAAGTGCTGCAGGAGTCTCACCATAGTGATAGTGAAGACAATGTTCTTAAAAGTATGTGGAAATTGAAAATTCCTCCAAAAGTGAGTGCTTTTTCTTggagatttttcaaaaatagacTTCCTACTAGGGACAATCTCAGAAAGAGACAGGTCACAATGTCGTCTTATAGCTGTCCTCTCTGTGACCATGAAGAAGAATCGATTTATCATCTTATGTTCAACTATGAAAAGACTAGGAGTCTTTGGTGGGAGACAATGAGATGGGTTAATAGAGTGGGTCCTCATTCCATAGATCCAAAGAATCACTTTTTACAATTCACCCAGTGGAATAGCAAAGCTAGGACAAACAAAAGATGGGAATTTTTGTGGCTAACCCTGTCCTTCTCCATTTGGTATCATAGAAATGCCATGCTTTTCAAGAACCAGCCGTTCACTCCTGAAAAGGTCATGGATGATGCCTTGTTCCACACCTGGTCCTGGCTAAAATGTGTGGAGAAGGACTTCAATATGCATTTTACTTTCTGGTCAACCAATCTAAAGGATGTTTTTTCCTAGAGGGGATGGGTTTGTATTTTTGTGGGCTGCCTTCGGTCTCTCCTAATGGGATGCAGACTGTAATTGTCTTGCTTTTATCTTTGTATcttcagtacacctagtactgaatttcatatataatatattgatttttgctgtgcaaaaaaaaacaattaaccaATGGTATAATTAGTAATATCCTCCATTAGAGACTATGTTAATTGAATTTGGGTTAATATGATGCCAAATTTtgtgcattttatttttatttgcataatttttttttgtatgcattcacgatatatatcatatatttcagCTGCTATGCGACTTCCTCTAGTTATCCATGATGCTATCTGTTATATGATATAGCAGATTATTGGCTTTCCACCATATTTGTGATCTGCAGTTGATAACACTGGTATCAAGTAAATTTCCAGTAGAATCCTGTAAATGCTAgtccatttttaaaaataaaaaaaattgtacaatttgaaaatgaaaaattcaatgAGCATCAAAATGTTGTCTGTGCATTTCAGTAGAGCACTTCATTGCATGTTGAAAATGGACTACTTTTAAATTCAATCAATCTAGAATACAAAGATCATTTTGATTCCTGCTAGTGGTCCTTTGTTGATACTTGAAAGTAGGTCATTTGTAAGTTACACTGTAAATCCTGAGGTTTGTAGCATGTCTCTATATTTACACTTATTTCAAGCTCACCCTCTCTAAATTTACATTCacaacaaattgaaaaaaatctaGAATATAGAGCATTCAATATCTCAAAATCCGAAAGAATTGCAAATGTGATTAACAACTACCATGTCTATTTGCCATGAACAAAAATTCACCAGTATTCGTTTCTTACCCATGATTGTAAGGCAAAGGAATGATGTGGTAACCCttagcttattttagtgaaaccAATGAAGACAGAACTGATCCAAATGAAAAGGAATTCTATTACTATAGGTGTAGTGTTATGTATATTTGTACACATGTCATCTTATTATCACACCAAGAATAATTTCATCACAGTGCTACCAAATTATGGTTGTGGATGTCAAAACTGTAGTATGAAGGTATGTATGTGATTTAGGGAACAAAATGGGGGGTGGTTGATGCTACTGTTCATCGGTTTTGAGTTTGTGTAGATACTATTTCATTTTGATATTAGCATGTGAATCTTAATGGTTTACTTATCCAAAGCTATAGATATCTGTTAAATTCAAGAAAAAcagatttgttttctttcttgttgAACATTGAGGTTCTGCATCTTACCTTTTGTCTTTCAGTTTCTTTGAATGAAGTTGGTTAGTAAAGCACTTTCTTGGTTCCCACTTCAGCTTAGTCTGTCATTTGGGATAATTTTTATGCCATTTAAAAAAGTTGAGGATAAGTTAAaccaaaagaaatagatttcaaataaaatagaaattagtAGCTTAAATATTCAATTGGTTATTTTTATATTGGGTTTCTCTGAATAAATTGATGGTTAATAGGCTATTTTCTTGGGCTCCATACCAGTAAAGCCATTTGACAGAGATATGTCTATGTAATACCATAGAtgccaaatttaaaaattttaggatttgattgattaaactttaaacttaattgaaataaacaaaatgatGCAGAACAAAAGTGGAAGTCTATAACATTTACTACTTAAGATGGTTAAGGGAACTCTTAGGTAAACTATTTAATTAAGAACTTATTCTataagctctgatcaaattagTGCTTATTTACAAGTTTAACTTTGGAGTTTACTGAAACAAGTTAAAACGAGTTTATTTGGATTAGGTTCTCCATGAAGCTTATTTTAATAAGCTAAAGAAAACTTACAATAACTAAGGTCACACAAGTCATTTCCATAAATCCATATACGCTTGTATAAATGCTCCCTAGAAGATAAATTTGAGGAACTTGTCTATTTCTCCTTTTGTGTGATTATAGTCTTTTATCTTTGAACTTTTGCTGAACTATAGGTTATCTGCAACTCATATGATATGGAACCATATTTCAGAAAAGGATGAGAGACTCTGCACCTACCGGCAATGTACTTGAGCCTTTAAATGCTGCCAGAGAAGTTGTTGGGGATGTTGATTCAATAAGTATGTGATTCCTTATCAcagcttctttttcttcttcttctaattagGGGTTGATCTCTATTTCATTCTTTTTGCATATATTTATTAGAGGATGAACTTGTTTTATGGCTTATAAATGATGATAATAGAACTTGCGGTGTAACCTGTGAACAATATTGGTTTAGATGCCTGACTTTAGCCATGAGAGCATGAAAGGAGAAACATGTAGTTTAAATTTGTTAGgcaaattatttcattttgtcCATGCTTAACCAAGTCACACCCACAGAATGAGAGGTCAGGATGGGATGGAAGTTCCTAGGGAAATCTGTGTTTCAAGTACGGgattgatatttgttactttgttTTTCTTAGTGCCAGAGACTTCAATTGAAATCTTAGTGTGTATGTGTGTAGTTTAATATTAGgctcaaatatgttttttatcctTCTAAAATTCGTGAAGTTCGGATTTTGTCCCTGCAAaattttttgtatgtttttatcctcataaaattataaggcttaaatatgtttttgatccttAATAAATATCCGATTTTGGATTTACTCcctaataaattattgtttagcAATGAGtctttaataaaacaattttactttTGATCCTTGACATTTATTTTTAGCCCCTCATAAATTAGCAAATTTTGTATTTGCTCCATGATAAATATTTCCCATTTGTTGTTAATAcagactaaaacaaaatttgctaatttattaggaagcaaacacaagatttttttaatttatcagagaCACAAAATAtctaggataaaaataaaagtgttattttattagGGACTCAACACAaagcaaaaatttattaggaaacaaaaacataaatcgAGTATTTATTAAGGAtcgaaaacatatttaagccaaatTATAATATGACATTTTTTGGCCAAGAGCAATCTAAATCTATGTGTATAACTTTTTTACACTAGTTATATGCATAACTGATGTAGAAAAAG
It encodes:
- the LOC114404525 gene encoding uncharacterized protein LOC114404525 → MGDFVEGRWEWKLSWRRDFFDHEIHLAADFLAEIDSTHIHQSNRDFLCWKPDTNGIFSTKSAYKVLQESHHSDSEDNVLKSMWKLKIPPKVSAFSWRFFKNRLPTRDNLRKRQVTMSSYSCPLCDHEEESIYHLMFNYEKTRSLWWETMRWVNRVGPHSIDPKNHFLQFTQWNSKARTNKRWEFLWLTLSFSIWYHRNAMLFKNQPFTPEKVMDDALFHTWSWLKCVEKDFNMHFTFWSTNLKDVFS